A single window of Brevundimonas vitisensis DNA harbors:
- a CDS encoding glycoside hydrolase family 3 N-terminal domain-containing protein codes for MTLAPSRRALLAGALGVGAVAVVAPPRALAQAAEAAIQRHAARIEDLIARMTIQEKAGQLSLFGDPFRFRPENVNPLDGQGDPARIAAMIRRGECGSLFNGIGAEAGRTIQRIAVEETRLGIPMLFAADIIHGLKTVFPVPLAEAASWDLDLAFRTAQAAGREGAASGVHQTYAPMVDVGRDQRWGRVVEGAGEDVYLNQLFATARTRGFQGDDLSRPDSMLATPKHFAAYGAAEAGLDYNTTDMSEGRLRTTYLPPFKAAFDAGALSVMSGFNDLNGVPASGSEWLLSDILRGEWGFKGFVVSDYTSEQELIAHGYAADGRDAARIALLAGVDVSMMSGLYNAHIPELVESGDLPMRVVDRAVRRFLSVKAALGLFDDPYRGMDPAVEARVVGSQAHYDLSREAGRKSMVLLKNEGNLLPLPKTGKSIAVIGPFGQDTEVFGPWTIWGDKTRAVSLEAGLRAALPAGTALTFVKGAEAEGAISGGIEAAVTAARRADVVILAIGESQSMSAEAQSRADIVVPAPQQALAEAVAAVGKPVVVLLRTGRALELSGAVKNAQAILVTWFLGSESGNAIADVLFGDHAPSGRLPVSFPHLSGQQPYHYDHKATGRPMDDDQANREEYRAQFRETPHSALYPFGHGLGYTPVTYSGLTLSSPTLAWDGRVTVSATVTNTGSRPVEETVQLYIRDKVARLTRPVRELKGFQKVTLAPGASQTVQFNLDRALLSYVGPEMHLTLEPGEFDVWIAPHAQGGLGGSLRLTR; via the coding sequence ATGACCCTCGCGCCCTCTCGCCGTGCCCTGCTGGCCGGAGCCCTCGGCGTCGGTGCCGTTGCCGTGGTGGCCCCGCCCCGCGCTCTGGCCCAGGCAGCGGAGGCTGCGATCCAGCGCCATGCCGCGCGGATCGAGGACCTGATCGCCCGGATGACGATCCAGGAGAAGGCCGGTCAGTTGAGCCTGTTCGGCGATCCCTTCCGGTTCCGCCCCGAGAACGTCAATCCGCTTGACGGCCAGGGTGATCCCGCCCGGATCGCCGCCATGATCCGGCGCGGCGAATGCGGCTCGCTGTTCAACGGCATCGGGGCAGAGGCCGGCCGCACCATCCAGCGCATCGCCGTGGAGGAGACGCGCCTGGGCATCCCGATGCTGTTCGCCGCCGACATCATCCATGGCCTGAAGACGGTCTTCCCCGTGCCCCTGGCCGAGGCAGCCAGCTGGGACCTTGATCTGGCCTTCCGCACGGCTCAGGCGGCGGGACGCGAGGGGGCCGCATCGGGCGTGCACCAGACCTATGCCCCTATGGTCGACGTGGGCCGGGATCAGCGCTGGGGCCGAGTGGTCGAGGGCGCGGGCGAGGATGTCTATCTGAACCAGCTGTTCGCCACGGCCCGCACGCGCGGCTTCCAGGGCGACGACCTGAGCCGCCCGGACAGCATGCTGGCCACGCCCAAGCATTTCGCCGCCTATGGCGCCGCAGAGGCCGGGCTGGACTACAACACCACCGACATGTCCGAAGGTCGCCTGCGGACCACCTATCTGCCGCCGTTCAAGGCCGCCTTCGACGCTGGGGCCCTGTCGGTCATGAGCGGGTTCAACGACCTGAATGGCGTGCCCGCCTCGGGCAGTGAGTGGCTGTTGTCCGACATCCTGCGCGGAGAGTGGGGGTTCAAGGGCTTCGTCGTCTCCGACTATACCTCCGAACAGGAACTGATCGCCCACGGCTATGCCGCCGACGGCCGGGACGCGGCGCGCATCGCCCTGCTGGCCGGGGTGGACGTCAGCATGATGTCGGGCCTGTACAACGCCCATATCCCGGAACTGGTGGAATCCGGCGACCTGCCCATGCGGGTGGTGGATCGGGCGGTGCGCCGCTTCCTGTCGGTCAAGGCGGCGCTGGGGCTGTTCGATGACCCGTATCGCGGCATGGACCCGGCGGTCGAGGCGCGCGTGGTCGGCTCTCAGGCCCACTATGACCTGTCGCGCGAAGCGGGCCGCAAGTCGATGGTCCTGCTGAAGAACGAGGGCAATCTGCTGCCGCTGCCCAAGACCGGCAAATCCATCGCCGTCATTGGACCGTTCGGCCAGGACACCGAGGTCTTTGGTCCCTGGACCATCTGGGGCGACAAGACGCGTGCCGTTTCGCTCGAGGCCGGACTGCGCGCCGCCCTCCCGGCAGGAACCGCTCTGACGTTCGTAAAGGGTGCGGAGGCGGAAGGGGCCATCAGCGGCGGGATCGAAGCGGCCGTCACCGCCGCCCGCCGGGCCGACGTCGTCATCCTGGCCATCGGCGAGAGCCAGTCAATGTCCGCCGAGGCCCAGTCGCGCGCCGACATCGTGGTCCCCGCCCCGCAACAGGCCTTGGCTGAGGCGGTGGCTGCGGTCGGCAAGCCGGTCGTGGTCCTGCTGCGGACGGGCCGGGCGCTGGAGCTGTCGGGCGCAGTCAAGAATGCTCAGGCCATTCTGGTCACCTGGTTCCTGGGCTCGGAGAGCGGCAATGCCATCGCCGACGTCCTGTTCGGCGACCATGCCCCGTCCGGCCGACTGCCCGTCAGCTTTCCGCACCTGTCGGGCCAGCAGCCCTACCACTACGACCACAAGGCGACGGGCCGTCCGATGGACGACGACCAGGCCAACCGCGAGGAATACCGCGCCCAGTTCCGCGAAACGCCGCACAGCGCCCTTTATCCGTTCGGCCATGGGCTGGGCTATACGCCCGTCACCTATTCCGGCCTGACGCTCAGTTCGCCGACCCTGGCCTGGGACGGCCGGGTCACGGTCAGCGCCACGGTCACCAACACCGGCAGTCGCCCGGTCGAGGAAACCGTCCAGCTGTATATCCGCGACAAGGTCGCCCGCCTGACCCGTCCGGTGCGCGAGCTGAAGGGCTTCCAGAAGGTGACCCTGGCCCCCGGCGCATCACAGACCGTGCAGTTCAACCTGGACCGGGCGCTGCTGTCCTATGTGGGGCCGGAGATGCACCTGACGCTGGAGCCCGGCGAATTCGACGTCTGGATCGCGCCCCACGCCCAGGGTGGCCTGGGCGGGAGCCTGCGCCTGACGCGCTGA
- a CDS encoding ATP-binding protein — translation MSSTPRTGSEDDASRLLGEYRLLQTLVAIRLRTVTDPASRRHLTWLSDIVAALSLLNRRMAADGPVDFAGYLDDASAFWRRTCEGRGIRLSVRGSVRALPDSHAMPLAIMLHELLSNAVRHAFPGEARGSIAVAFSQASDGVSLVVRDTGIGSAVLQMGEGLALVEGLVQHLWGSMSIETAAGSGVGVRIRLPLTDARLH, via the coding sequence ATGAGCTCGACGCCGCGCACAGGTTCGGAGGACGATGCCTCGCGCCTCCTGGGCGAGTATCGGCTTTTGCAGACCCTGGTGGCGATTCGGTTGCGGACGGTCACCGACCCCGCCAGCCGCCGTCACCTGACCTGGCTCAGCGACATCGTGGCGGCGCTCAGCCTGCTGAACCGCCGGATGGCGGCGGACGGGCCCGTGGATTTCGCCGGTTATTTGGACGATGCCAGCGCCTTCTGGCGGCGGACGTGCGAGGGACGCGGCATCCGCCTGTCGGTGCGCGGTTCGGTTCGCGCCCTGCCGGACAGCCACGCCATGCCCCTGGCCATCATGCTGCACGAACTGCTGTCCAACGCCGTTCGCCATGCCTTTCCGGGCGAAGCACGCGGTTCGATCGCGGTGGCCTTTTCGCAGGCGTCGGACGGCGTCAGCCTGGTCGTGCGCGACACCGGCATCGGCTCCGCTGTTCTGCAGATGGGTGAAGGCCTCGCCCTGGTCGAAGGACTGGTTCAGCACCTCTGGGGATCGATGTCGATCGAAACGGCTGCGGGCTCCGGTGTCGGTGTCCGCATACGTCTGCCCCTGACCGACGCTCGCCTGCACTGA
- a CDS encoding response regulator — translation MIVEDQAILAMELEMVLGDAGCDVVGCAMDRASAFEIADRERPDLALVDVNLLDGMTGPQIAQKMVADYGAAVVFLTANPEQIPEGFSGALGAVCKPFDEQTIRAVVAFARQFIFDRTVGATPRRFRLAPWLTTPPSDIAPH, via the coding sequence ATGATCGTCGAAGACCAGGCCATCCTCGCGATGGAGCTGGAAATGGTGCTGGGCGACGCCGGGTGCGATGTTGTCGGCTGTGCCATGGATCGCGCCAGTGCCTTCGAGATCGCCGACCGCGAACGCCCCGACCTGGCCCTGGTCGACGTCAATCTGCTGGACGGCATGACAGGCCCGCAGATCGCCCAGAAGATGGTCGCCGACTACGGTGCAGCCGTGGTCTTCCTGACGGCCAATCCCGAACAGATCCCCGAAGGCTTTTCGGGCGCTCTGGGAGCGGTCTGCAAACCGTTCGACGAACAGACGATTCGCGCCGTCGTCGCCTTTGCCCGCCAGTTCATCTTCGACCGGACGGTGGGCGCGACGCCCCGGCGGTTCCGCCTGGCCCCCTGGCTGACGACCCCGCCGTCGGACATCGCGCCCCATTAA
- a CDS encoding GNAT family N-acetyltransferase: protein MIRDATAADLAAITALYAREVTGGTATFEETPPSRDVMAARLEAVQALDLPWIVAQIEGELAGYAYLSPFRNRNAYRYAVEDSIYVAEPARGRGVGYALLAALVERARGLGLRHVMSVISDSATSEASIRLHARFGFDRAGTWRHAGWKFGRWIDVHVMQLDLDPTAAAPTAPGVPLA from the coding sequence GTGATCCGCGACGCGACGGCCGCCGATCTGGCGGCCATCACCGCCCTGTACGCCCGCGAAGTCACGGGCGGCACGGCGACCTTCGAAGAAACGCCGCCATCACGCGACGTGATGGCGGCGCGTCTGGAGGCCGTGCAAGCGCTGGACCTGCCCTGGATCGTGGCGCAGATCGAGGGCGAGCTTGCCGGCTACGCCTATCTGTCCCCCTTCCGCAATCGGAACGCCTACCGCTACGCGGTTGAGGACTCGATCTATGTCGCCGAGCCGGCGCGTGGCCGTGGCGTGGGCTATGCCCTGCTGGCCGCCCTGGTCGAGCGCGCTCGTGGCCTGGGCCTGCGCCATGTCATGAGCGTCATCTCGGACAGCGCGACGAGCGAAGCCTCGATCCGACTTCATGCACGGTTCGGCTTCGACCGAGCCGGGACCTGGCGTCATGCAGGCTGGAAGTTCGGCCGCTGGATCGATGTGCACGTGATGCAGTTGGACCTGGACCCGACCGCTGCCGCGCCGACCGCGCCAGGTGTTCCTCTGGCTTGA
- a CDS encoding acyl-CoA dehydrogenase translates to MTYRAPVRDLAFTLEAVAGLDQVAATGAFPDYDADLMRAVLDAAGQVSEEVLAPLNRIGDQQGATYANGAVTAAPGFADAYRQFAAGGWLGLAAPTHAGGQGLPKALELAAYETVHAANMAFGLCPMLSLAAIEALEAHGTEHQKTMYLPRMVSGEWTGAMCLTEPQAGSDLGALTSTAVPNGDGTYSLTGQKIYITWGDHDATDNIVHLVLARLPDAPAGPKGISLFLANKYLVKPDGSLGDRNGFRPVGIEHKLGIHASPTCVMAYEGAIAELVGRPNEGLSHMFTMMNAARVGVGMEGVGIAERAYQHALAYAADRRQGRSVWTGEASAPILDHPDVRRTLAVMKARIAAGRALCLSTGVAADLARHAATEDERQFWKGREDLLTPIAKAWSTDMGVEVASQGVQIHGGMGFVEETGAAQHYRDARIAPIYEGTNGIQAMDLVGRKLGQDGGASAKAVIGEMKATLAELARLYDGKPVERFATAIGAVEDATLWILDRKAAADGAADVLAAAAPYLTLMGDVIGGWMLAKGALTAKARLDAGDTDVEWLGGRITLYEVYAANVLGHASSRLAAIGQGGALLARMTPSVLAG, encoded by the coding sequence ATGACCTATCGCGCCCCTGTCCGTGATCTGGCCTTTACCCTGGAAGCCGTCGCCGGCCTCGACCAGGTCGCGGCGACGGGGGCATTCCCCGACTATGACGCCGATCTGATGCGCGCGGTCCTGGACGCGGCCGGTCAGGTCTCGGAAGAGGTACTGGCCCCTCTAAACCGGATCGGGGACCAGCAGGGCGCGACCTATGCCAATGGGGCGGTCACGGCCGCGCCGGGTTTTGCCGACGCCTATCGCCAGTTCGCGGCCGGGGGTTGGCTGGGTCTGGCCGCGCCGACCCATGCCGGGGGCCAGGGCCTGCCCAAGGCGCTGGAGCTGGCGGCCTATGAGACGGTGCATGCGGCCAATATGGCGTTCGGCCTGTGCCCCATGCTGTCGCTGGCCGCGATCGAGGCGCTGGAGGCGCATGGCACCGAGCACCAGAAGACCATGTATCTGCCGCGCATGGTGTCCGGCGAATGGACGGGGGCCATGTGCCTGACCGAGCCCCAGGCCGGATCGGACCTGGGAGCCCTGACCTCCACCGCCGTACCGAACGGCGACGGCACCTACAGCCTCACCGGCCAGAAGATCTACATCACCTGGGGCGATCACGACGCGACGGACAACATCGTTCATCTTGTGCTGGCCCGACTGCCCGATGCGCCGGCCGGACCCAAGGGCATCAGCCTGTTCCTGGCCAACAAATATCTGGTCAAGCCGGACGGTTCGCTGGGCGACCGCAACGGCTTCCGTCCGGTGGGGATCGAGCACAAGCTGGGCATTCACGCCTCTCCGACGTGCGTGATGGCCTATGAGGGGGCGATCGCCGAGCTAGTGGGCCGCCCTAACGAAGGGCTGTCCCACATGTTCACCATGATGAATGCCGCACGCGTCGGCGTGGGCATGGAGGGAGTGGGCATCGCAGAGCGGGCCTATCAGCACGCCCTGGCCTATGCGGCCGACCGGCGTCAGGGCCGCAGCGTCTGGACCGGCGAGGCCTCTGCCCCGATCCTGGACCATCCAGACGTGCGCCGGACCCTGGCGGTGATGAAGGCCCGGATTGCGGCCGGGCGGGCCCTGTGCCTGTCCACCGGCGTGGCCGCCGACCTGGCGCGCCATGCAGCGACCGAGGACGAGCGCCAGTTCTGGAAAGGCCGCGAGGACCTGCTGACCCCCATCGCCAAAGCCTGGTCCACCGACATGGGCGTGGAAGTCGCCTCGCAGGGCGTGCAGATTCACGGCGGCATGGGCTTTGTCGAGGAGACCGGCGCGGCCCAGCATTATCGCGATGCCCGGATCGCCCCGATCTATGAAGGGACCAACGGCATCCAGGCCATGGATCTGGTCGGGCGCAAGCTGGGTCAGGACGGCGGAGCTTCGGCCAAGGCGGTGATCGGCGAGATGAAGGCAACCCTGGCCGAACTGGCGCGCCTGTACGACGGCAAGCCGGTGGAGCGATTCGCCACGGCTATCGGCGCGGTCGAGGACGCGACCCTGTGGATCCTGGACCGCAAGGCCGCCGCCGACGGTGCCGCCGACGTGCTGGCCGCCGCCGCCCCCTATCTGACCCTGATGGGTGACGTGATCGGCGGCTGGATGCTGGCCAAGGGGGCGTTGACCGCCAAGGCCCGTCTGGATGCGGGCGACACCGACGTCGAATGGCTGGGCGGGCGGATCACCCTGTATGAGGTCTATGCCGCCAATGTGCTGGGCCATGCCAGTTCGCGCCTGGCCGCCATCGGTCAGGGCGGTGCCCTGCTGGCGCGGATGACGCCGTCCGTCCTGGCCGGCTGA
- a CDS encoding S9 family peptidase, giving the protein MNRRDLIATSAAAAALAAAGPALARRSGASMPKSAPVPPVAKKIPVTIEQLGRVRTDDYQWMKDDNWQAVLRDPTLIKADVRQHLEEENAYREAMMASTLPLQATMFEEMKARIKQDDSSVPRADGPWEYYTEFKTGDQHPRYMRVERQGSFIVDGQRVTKNFVVAPTPQLLLDANVLAEGKAYSEVSAVSHSPDHSLFAYAEDAQGSEVHQIYVKDLATGEVLPDPIGSAGGNFTFSPDSQWIFWTNRNENGRPDKIFRRPARGGEATLVYEETDEGMFMGVGTTSDNAFIIISIGDQVTSETRYIPGDTPTAEPRILAPRVVDLKYDADHWGDRWVIHTNADEAIDFKVVTAPTGSPEKANWTDLIPHTPGRYIEGVGLVKDFIARQERAEANTRIVIRDRAGAEHEIAVDEPAYALSLGGASEFDTTVMRYGYNSPSTPTSTYDYDLATRERTLRKVQEVPSGHDPADYVVERLNAPAADGQLVPVTVLRHKDTPVKGSAPLLLYGYGSYGIPMSASFSTNRLSLVNRGWIYAIAHIRGGSDKGWGWFLGARRMTKKNTFTDFIAAAEHLIASGHGKAGHIVAHGGSAGGLLMGAVNNMRPDLWAGVIGDVPFVDVINTMSDTSLPLTPPEWPEWGNPIEDPEAYDYMMSYSPYDQVGPKAYPAILATGGLSDPRVTYWEPQKWVAKLRPATTSGKPVLLKINMEAGHGGASGRFDYLKEVALVYAFAIWSIDKGWETA; this is encoded by the coding sequence ATGAATCGCCGCGACCTGATCGCTACCTCTGCCGCCGCTGCCGCCCTGGCCGCCGCCGGTCCTGCCCTTGCCCGCCGCTCCGGAGCCTCGATGCCGAAATCCGCCCCCGTCCCGCCGGTCGCCAAGAAGATCCCCGTGACCATCGAGCAGCTGGGCCGCGTCCGGACGGACGACTATCAGTGGATGAAGGACGACAACTGGCAGGCGGTGCTGCGGGATCCGACCCTGATCAAGGCCGACGTCCGCCAGCATCTTGAGGAAGAGAACGCCTATCGCGAGGCGATGATGGCCTCGACGTTGCCGCTGCAGGCGACGATGTTTGAAGAGATGAAGGCCCGCATCAAGCAGGACGACAGCTCCGTCCCCCGCGCCGACGGCCCGTGGGAATACTACACCGAGTTCAAGACCGGCGATCAGCATCCCCGCTATATGCGCGTGGAACGCCAGGGCAGCTTCATCGTCGACGGTCAGCGGGTGACCAAGAACTTCGTTGTCGCCCCGACGCCCCAGCTGCTGCTGGACGCGAACGTCCTGGCCGAGGGCAAGGCCTATTCGGAAGTCTCGGCCGTGTCGCACAGCCCGGACCACAGCCTGTTCGCCTATGCCGAGGATGCGCAGGGCTCCGAGGTGCATCAGATCTACGTCAAGGATCTGGCCACCGGCGAAGTCCTGCCTGATCCGATCGGCTCGGCGGGGGGCAACTTCACCTTCTCGCCGGACAGCCAGTGGATCTTCTGGACCAACCGCAACGAGAATGGGCGTCCGGACAAGATCTTCCGCCGGCCCGCGCGCGGCGGCGAAGCGACCCTGGTGTATGAAGAGACCGACGAGGGCATGTTCATGGGCGTGGGCACCACGTCCGACAACGCCTTCATCATCATCAGCATCGGTGACCAGGTCACCTCCGAGACCCGCTACATCCCCGGTGACACGCCCACGGCCGAGCCCCGGATCCTGGCCCCGCGTGTGGTCGATCTGAAATACGACGCCGACCACTGGGGCGACCGCTGGGTCATCCATACCAATGCCGACGAGGCCATCGACTTCAAGGTCGTCACGGCTCCCACCGGCAGCCCCGAAAAGGCGAACTGGACGGATCTGATCCCGCACACCCCCGGTCGCTACATCGAAGGCGTCGGACTGGTGAAGGACTTCATCGCCCGCCAGGAACGGGCCGAGGCCAATACGCGGATCGTCATCCGCGACCGTGCGGGAGCCGAGCACGAAATCGCCGTGGACGAGCCCGCCTATGCCCTGTCTCTGGGCGGAGCGTCGGAGTTCGACACCACCGTCATGCGCTATGGCTACAACTCGCCGTCGACGCCGACCTCGACCTATGACTACGACCTGGCGACGCGCGAGCGGACCCTGCGCAAGGTACAGGAAGTGCCGTCCGGCCATGATCCGGCCGATTATGTGGTCGAGCGGCTGAATGCCCCGGCCGCCGACGGCCAGCTGGTCCCGGTGACGGTCCTGCGCCACAAGGACACGCCGGTGAAAGGGTCTGCGCCGCTGCTGCTGTACGGCTATGGCTCCTACGGCATTCCGATGTCGGCCAGCTTCTCGACCAACCGGCTGTCGCTGGTGAACCGCGGCTGGATCTATGCCATCGCCCATATCCGGGGCGGCTCGGACAAGGGGTGGGGCTGGTTCCTGGGTGCCCGCCGCATGACCAAGAAGAACACCTTCACCGACTTCATCGCCGCGGCCGAACACCTGATCGCCAGCGGTCACGGCAAGGCCGGCCACATCGTCGCCCATGGCGGATCGGCCGGTGGCCTTCTGATGGGGGCGGTCAACAACATGCGCCCGGATCTGTGGGCCGGTGTCATCGGCGATGTGCCCTTCGTCGACGTCATCAACACCATGAGCGACACCAGCCTGCCGCTGACCCCGCCTGAATGGCCCGAATGGGGCAATCCGATCGAGGATCCGGAAGCCTACGACTACATGATGAGCTACAGCCCCTATGATCAGGTCGGGCCCAAGGCCTATCCGGCCATCCTGGCCACGGGGGGCCTGTCCGATCCGCGCGTGACCTATTGGGAACCCCAGAAATGGGTCGCCAAGCTGCGTCCGGCCACGACCTCGGGCAAGCCGGTCCTGCTGAAGATCAACATGGAAGCCGGACATGGCGGGGCCTCCGGCCGGTTCGACTATCTGAAGGAAGTCGCCCTGGTCTATGCCTTCGCCATCTGGTCCATCGACAAGGGCTGGGAGACGGCGTGA